In a single window of the Phaeobacter sp. G2 genome:
- a CDS encoding EVE domain-containing protein, translating into MRYWLFKSEPSTWSWQDQIDKGAQGGEWDGVRNYQARNFMRQMALGDRGFFYHSQKEKAVVGIVEVCAEAHRDSTAEDDRWDCVDIRAVRSFSQPVTLDQIKSDPRLEEMSLVKSSRLSVQPVSPEEWQLVCAMGQTEAD; encoded by the coding sequence ATGCGCTACTGGCTGTTCAAATCGGAGCCTTCGACCTGGAGCTGGCAGGATCAGATCGACAAGGGCGCGCAGGGTGGAGAATGGGACGGCGTGCGCAATTACCAGGCCCGCAACTTCATGCGCCAGATGGCCCTGGGCGACCGGGGCTTTTTCTATCATTCGCAAAAGGAAAAAGCGGTGGTGGGGATTGTTGAGGTCTGCGCCGAAGCACATCGCGACAGTACCGCTGAGGATGATCGCTGGGACTGCGTCGATATCAGGGCTGTTCGCAGCTTTTCCCAGCCCGTGACCCTGGATCAAATCAAATCGGACCCGCGCCTGGAAGAGATGAGTCTGGTCAAGAGCTCCCGATTGTCGGTGCAACCGGTCAGCCCGGAGGAATGGCAGCTGGTTTGTGCCATGGGGCAGACAGAAGCGGACTGA
- a CDS encoding YciI family protein, producing the protein MLIALIARDKPDHLQTRVDNRAAHLAYIEDTGVVAQAGPLLDQNGEMAGSLVILDVEDMAAGEAWAAEDPYNKAGLFEAVELITWKKVIG; encoded by the coding sequence ATGCTGATAGCCCTGATCGCCCGTGACAAGCCGGATCACCTGCAAACCCGCGTGGACAACCGCGCCGCGCACCTTGCCTATATTGAAGACACCGGCGTTGTTGCACAGGCAGGACCCCTGCTGGACCAAAACGGTGAAATGGCCGGATCACTGGTTATCCTCGACGTTGAGGATATGGCCGCGGGCGAGGCATGGGCCGCAGAGGACCCCTATAACAAGGCCGGGCTGTTTGAGGCGGTTGAATTGATCACCTGGAAGAAAGTCATCGGCTGA
- a CDS encoding NAD(P)-dependent glycerol-3-phosphate dehydrogenase, whose protein sequence is MTISVLGAGAFGTALAISLAKETPVTLWARDSAQVADMQRQRCNTARLPDVPLPARLTPTSDFSQATEAEVLLLAVPMQKLRSVLQAHRADLTGKVLVACCKGIELETGFGPISVISQVLPAAKPALLTGPSFAADIARGLPTALTLACGDAKLGHQLQQQLTTANLRLYRTTDTSGAELGGALKNIIAIACGAVIGAGLGESARAALMTRGYAEMQRMALACGAKPETLAGLSGFGDLTLTCSSPLSRNYQLGLSIGRGDGFDPNITVEGAATARATAAKAKTMGLDMPLTETVVGLLNGDLTIATASAQLLARPLKEE, encoded by the coding sequence ATGACAATTTCCGTGCTGGGCGCCGGCGCCTTTGGCACCGCCCTGGCCATTTCCCTGGCCAAGGAAACGCCAGTTACCCTATGGGCCCGCGACAGCGCTCAGGTGGCGGATATGCAGCGGCAGCGATGCAACACAGCGCGCCTGCCTGATGTCCCTTTGCCAGCGCGTTTAACCCCGACCAGTGATTTCAGCCAGGCGACCGAGGCAGAGGTGCTGCTGCTGGCGGTCCCCATGCAAAAACTGCGCTCCGTTCTGCAGGCCCATCGCGCCGATTTGACGGGTAAGGTGCTGGTGGCCTGCTGCAAAGGGATAGAGCTGGAAACCGGGTTTGGCCCCATTTCGGTAATCAGCCAAGTCCTGCCCGCTGCCAAACCCGCCTTGCTGACCGGCCCCAGTTTTGCCGCTGATATTGCCCGGGGCCTGCCCACGGCCCTGACTCTGGCCTGCGGTGATGCCAAGTTGGGTCACCAGCTGCAACAGCAGCTCACCACCGCCAATCTGCGGCTTTACCGTACCACCGACACCAGCGGCGCCGAATTGGGTGGGGCGCTGAAAAACATCATCGCCATTGCTTGTGGCGCCGTCATTGGCGCCGGATTGGGCGAGAGCGCCCGCGCCGCCCTGATGACACGGGGCTATGCCGAAATGCAGCGTATGGCGCTGGCCTGTGGGGCAAAGCCGGAAACCCTGGCAGGGCTTTCAGGCTTTGGCGATCTCACCCTGACCTGCAGTTCCCCCCTGTCGCGCAACTATCAATTGGGATTGTCCATTGGCCGGGGCGACGGGTTTGATCCAAACATCACCGTCGAAGGTGCCGCCACCGCCCGCGCCACCGCTGCCAAAGCAAAAACTATGGGGCTGGATATGCCCCTGACCGAGACCGTCGTTGGGTTACTGAATGGTGACTTGACGATTGCCACTGCCAGCGCTCAACTGCTGGCACGCCCTTTGAAAGAGGAATAA
- the tsaD gene encoding tRNA (adenosine(37)-N6)-threonylcarbamoyltransferase complex transferase subunit TsaD, which translates to MTQSLTLLGLESSCDDTAAAVVRQEPGKRAQVLSSIVFGQTELHSAFGGVVPEIAARAHAEKLDLCVVDALQAAGVTLQDLDAIAVTAGPGLIGGVMSGVMCAKGIAAATGLPLVGVNHLAGHALTPRLTDDVAYPYLMLLVSGGHCQYLIARGPEDFTRLGGTIDDAPGEAFDKTARLLGLPQPGGPSVQKEAETGDPKRFRFPRPLIQRQDCNLSFSGLKTALMRMRDQIVDEKSGLTRQDRADLCAGFQAAVADVLASKTRRALAIYLAENPATPTLAVAGGVAANTAIRAALETVCGELNTQFTAPPLALCTDNAAMIAYAGLERFRAGARDGMDLTARPRWPLDQSSPAMLGSGRKGAKA; encoded by the coding sequence ATGACACAAAGCCTGACACTTTTGGGGTTGGAAAGCAGCTGTGACGATACTGCCGCCGCCGTGGTGCGGCAAGAGCCGGGTAAACGCGCCCAGGTGCTGTCTTCCATCGTCTTTGGCCAAACCGAACTGCACAGCGCCTTTGGCGGTGTTGTCCCCGAAATTGCCGCCCGCGCCCATGCGGAAAAACTGGATCTCTGCGTTGTAGATGCGCTGCAGGCTGCCGGGGTAACCCTGCAGGATCTCGACGCCATCGCCGTCACCGCCGGGCCGGGGCTGATTGGCGGGGTGATGTCTGGCGTGATGTGCGCCAAGGGCATTGCCGCCGCCACCGGTCTGCCGCTGGTGGGGGTCAACCATCTGGCCGGTCACGCCCTGACCCCGCGGCTGACCGATGATGTGGCCTATCCCTATTTGATGCTGCTGGTCTCTGGTGGTCACTGCCAATATCTGATCGCCCGTGGCCCCGAGGATTTCACCCGGCTGGGCGGCACCATTGATGACGCCCCAGGCGAGGCCTTTGACAAGACCGCGCGACTGCTGGGCCTGCCGCAGCCCGGTGGTCCTTCGGTGCAAAAAGAGGCCGAGACGGGCGATCCCAAACGCTTCCGCTTTCCCCGCCCGCTGATCCAGCGACAGGATTGCAACCTGTCCTTTTCCGGGCTGAAAACAGCGCTGATGCGGATGCGCGACCAGATTGTCGATGAAAAATCCGGCCTGACACGGCAGGACCGCGCCGATCTCTGTGCTGGGTTTCAGGCGGCTGTGGCGGATGTCCTGGCCTCCAAAACCCGCCGGGCGCTGGCCATCTATCTGGCGGAAAACCCTGCCACACCAACCTTGGCCGTGGCCGGCGGTGTGGCGGCAAATACCGCCATTCGCGCCGCGTTAGAGACTGTCTGTGGCGAGCTGAACACCCAGTTTACCGCGCCTCCGCTGGCCTTGTGTACGGATAATGCCGCGATGATCGCCTATGCAGGTCTAGAGCGGTTCCGGGCCGGGGCGCGTGACGGCATGGATCTGACCGCCCGCCCCCGTTGGCCGCTGGATCAATCCAGCCCCGCCATGCTGGGATCTGGCCGCAAAGGAGCCAAGGCATGA
- a CDS encoding uroporphyrinogen-III synthase, producing MPDAPVSGSRSKMPKVALLMTRPQEGSLRFVAQLPAEILAQLEVIHAPLMQVTPLATAVDLTGYQGVIFTSANGVAAARSAPAALPAFCVGQRTTQAAEQAGWQARYCGASAAELIAHLSKARPVTPLLHLHGRHTRGDIAQQLTSAGLPCEGQVIYDQQLLSPSEEAKQRILAQDAVIAPLFSPRTARHFACLGLDQVNLSLIALSQAVAAELKGLNYKDLQVSRTPDASSMAVMVRDAAVRLTHLEGGNPAQ from the coding sequence ATGCCTGACGCCCCGGTCTCTGGATCCCGTAGCAAAATGCCCAAGGTTGCCCTGTTGATGACGCGGCCACAGGAGGGCTCTTTGCGGTTTGTGGCGCAGCTGCCTGCGGAGATTCTGGCGCAGTTAGAGGTGATTCATGCACCGCTGATGCAGGTGACGCCGCTTGCAACTGCGGTTGATCTCACGGGCTACCAGGGCGTGATTTTCACCTCCGCCAATGGGGTGGCCGCCGCCCGTAGCGCCCCCGCCGCGCTGCCCGCCTTTTGCGTTGGGCAACGCACGACCCAAGCCGCTGAACAGGCAGGGTGGCAGGCGCGGTATTGTGGTGCCTCCGCAGCAGAGCTGATTGCTCATCTTTCCAAAGCCAGACCTGTCACGCCCCTGCTGCATCTGCATGGGCGCCATACCCGTGGCGATATAGCGCAACAGCTGACCAGTGCTGGTCTGCCCTGTGAGGGGCAGGTGATCTACGATCAGCAGCTTTTGTCGCCCAGCGAGGAGGCAAAGCAGCGCATCCTGGCGCAAGATGCCGTTATTGCGCCGCTTTTTTCACCACGAACTGCGCGGCATTTTGCCTGTCTGGGGCTGGATCAAGTTAATTTGTCTTTGATTGCGTTAAGTCAGGCCGTTGCGGCTGAGCTGAAGGGTTTGAACTACAAGGACTTGCAGGTAAGTAGGACGCCAGATGCCAGTAGTATGGCTGTGATGGTCCGCGATGCCGCAGTTCGATTGACGCACCTTGAGGGTGGCAATCCGGCGCAGTAG